Proteins encoded in a region of the Vicia villosa cultivar HV-30 ecotype Madison, WI linkage group LG5, Vvil1.0, whole genome shotgun sequence genome:
- the LOC131608105 gene encoding RNA polymerase II transcriptional coactivator KELP yields the protein MEYTETKERIEETVLKILQESNMDEVTESKIRKQASTELDLNLSQPPFKALVKQIIEAFLKQKQQEGEEEEKVEEEEEKPKLRQEGVSSRNNNVYDDSGDLVICELGKKRKVTIQDFKGRTFVSIREFYNKDGKELPSSKGISLTGEQWSTFKKSVPAIEKAIQKMKSRV from the exons ATGGAATACACTGAAACAAAAGAAAGAATCGAAGAAACAGTTCTGAAGATCTTACAAGAATCAAACATGGATGAAGTCACCGAATCCAAGATTCGAAAGCAAGCCTCCACCGAACTCGACCTCAACCTCTCTCAGCCTCCGTTCAAAGCGTTAGTCAAGCAAATCATCGAAGCTTTTCTCAAGCAGAAGCAGCAAGAGggagaggaagaagaaaaagtagaagaagaagaagaaaagccaAAGCTCAGACAAGAGGGAGTTTCCAGTAGAAACAATAATGTTTACGATGATTCCGGCGATCTCGTTATCTGTGAG CTTGGGAAAAAGAGAAAAGTGACGATTCAGGATTTTAAAGGGAGAACTTTTGTGTCTATTAGGGAGTTTTATAACAAGGATGGCAAGGAACTTCCTTCTTCTAAAG GAATAAGTTTGACTGGGGAGCAGTGGTCGACCTTTAAGAAAAGTGTGCCAGCCATAGAAAAAGCCATTCAGAAAATGAAGTCGCGCGTATAA